The following coding sequences are from one Clostridioides difficile ATCC 9689 = DSM 1296 window:
- a CDS encoding TetR/AcrR family transcriptional regulator, translated as MSKSEKGKETKASIISAARELFFEQGYHKTTTRQIAERANINLGLISYYFSSKSEIGAIIYEDIRNEMQSLIYNYHEEGTMMMFFLAMNADLCFLLKNEAYRNFYLDIAYEEAILSYQRSVTEMVMKRYVNDKESIEHDELILSCIGILAMKPEIIRVYTSHKYDISSQAVIKHFTKQFLINLGHSTDLCEEILEELSKYYIDIVDNFTPIITRVRT; from the coding sequence ATGTCAAAATCAGAAAAGGGCAAAGAAACAAAAGCTAGTATTATAAGTGCTGCTAGAGAATTATTTTTTGAGCAAGGTTATCATAAGACAACAACTAGGCAAATTGCAGAAAGAGCTAATATAAATTTAGGTCTAATAAGCTATTACTTCTCAAGTAAAAGCGAAATAGGAGCTATAATATATGAAGATATAAGAAATGAAATGCAGTCTTTAATCTATAACTACCATGAAGAAGGTACTATGATGATGTTCTTTCTTGCTATGAATGCTGACCTTTGTTTCCTTCTAAAAAACGAAGCATATAGAAATTTTTATTTGGATATAGCTTATGAAGAAGCTATTTTAAGCTATCAAAGAAGTGTAACCGAAATGGTCATGAAAAGATATGTTAATGATAAAGAATCTATAGAACATGATGAATTAATACTTTCTTGTATTGGTATACTTGCTATGAAACCTGAAATAATTAGAGTTTATACTTCACACAAGTACGATATATCTTCTCAAGCTGTAATAAAGCATTTTACAAAACAGTTTCTTATTAATCTTGGTCATAGTACGGATTTATGCGAAGAGATTTTAGAGGAATTGAGTAAATACTATATAGATATAGTTGACAATTTTACTCCAATAATAACTCGTGTAAGAACTTAA
- a CDS encoding alpha/beta hydrolase: protein MAFIECKFKSKYTGGETDIIVILPVANGKELFSGKEIYDFEGKFKTLYLFHGLEDDQSSWIRYTNVEHYAKNKNIALVIPRVETSFYTDMAYGHQYFTFVSEELPKFVRAIFPLSDKREDNFVAGMSMGGYGALKLALSKPKEFSAVASFSGSPDMIHELENQQIETNADILFHDFGRPEDARNSENDLLYILKNLKERNEDIPKIYQFCGDRDFLYKNNQMFKKYADSLGVDVEYEECVGGHEWRLWNLWIKKFIDIIG, encoded by the coding sequence GTGGCATTTATAGAATGTAAATTTAAATCTAAATATACTGGAGGAGAAACTGATATAATTGTAATTTTGCCTGTAGCAAATGGAAAAGAACTTTTTAGTGGTAAAGAGATATATGATTTTGAAGGTAAATTTAAAACATTATACTTATTTCATGGTTTAGAAGATGACCAAAGCTCATGGATTAGATATACTAATGTAGAGCATTATGCTAAAAATAAAAATATAGCCCTAGTAATACCAAGAGTAGAAACTAGTTTTTATACTGATATGGCGTATGGACACCAATATTTTACTTTTGTAAGCGAGGAATTACCTAAATTTGTTAGAGCTATATTTCCTTTATCAGATAAAAGGGAAGATAACTTTGTAGCTGGTATGTCTATGGGGGGATATGGAGCTTTAAAATTAGCGCTTTCAAAACCAAAAGAGTTTTCGGCAGTTGCAAGTTTTTCTGGTTCGCCTGATATGATTCATGAGTTAGAAAATCAACAAATAGAAACCAATGCAGACATTCTATTTCACGATTTTGGTAGACCAGAAGACGCTAGAAATAGTGAGAATGATTTACTTTACATACTTAAGAACCTTAAAGAAAGAAATGAAGATATTCCTAAAATTTATCAATTTTGTGGTGATAGAGATTTTTTATATAAAAATAATCAGATGTTTAAAAAATATGCAGATTCTCTGGGTGTAGATGTTGAATATGAAGAGTGTGTAGGGGGGCATGAATGGCGTCTTTGGAATTTATGGATAAAGAAATTTATAGATATAATTGGATAG
- a CDS encoding AI-2E family transporter codes for MKINWNTKYTTIAIYTFIIAASSIIFYLVSSQIDVFSNNLDAIFTTLQPFIIGFAIAYLLNFILKFYEDRIFIKSEKLKKLKQSSKRGLGLLLTYATATLILYLFMHFVLPQVIESIVGLANDIPMYVNNATKLIDKLMTDLNLDEQYFNLAVDKWNEFVTYIIKFVTDLIPILGSMLKNVASSIWNIVLGLIVSVYLLIDKEKFYGLSKKITYAVFTEKQAARILELTHRSNYTFGRFLGGKILDSFIIGILTFVILTLVKMPYTLLISVIIGITNIIPFFGPLFGAIPSTLIVMFVSPIKAFWLLLIILIIQQIDGNIIGPKILGDSIGISAFWILFSLLVAGKLLGFIGMVIGVPMFAVIYSIIKDIVESKLDKKGLPTDTSDYM; via the coding sequence ATGAAAATTAATTGGAATACAAAATACACAACAATAGCAATTTATACATTTATAATAGCTGCTAGTAGTATTATATTTTATCTAGTATCATCACAAATTGATGTATTTTCTAATAATTTAGATGCTATATTTACAACATTACAACCTTTTATAATAGGATTTGCTATTGCATATCTTCTTAATTTTATTTTAAAGTTTTATGAAGACAGAATTTTTATAAAAAGTGAGAAATTAAAAAAACTAAAACAAAGTTCAAAAAGAGGCTTGGGTCTTTTATTAACATATGCAACAGCTACATTGATACTTTACTTATTTATGCATTTCGTATTGCCACAAGTAATTGAGAGTATTGTTGGACTAGCAAATGATATACCTATGTATGTAAACAATGCAACTAAGCTTATTGATAAATTAATGACTGATTTAAATCTTGATGAGCAATACTTTAATTTGGCAGTTGATAAGTGGAATGAGTTTGTTACATATATTATAAAGTTTGTAACAGATTTAATCCCAATATTAGGAAGTATGTTAAAGAATGTAGCCTCTAGTATATGGAATATTGTACTAGGATTAATTGTTTCAGTATACTTATTAATTGATAAAGAAAAATTCTATGGATTAAGCAAAAAAATAACTTATGCAGTATTTACAGAAAAACAAGCTGCCAGAATTTTAGAATTAACTCATAGAAGTAACTATACATTTGGAAGATTTTTAGGTGGCAAAATATTAGATTCATTCATTATAGGTATTCTAACATTTGTAATACTTACATTAGTTAAAATGCCATATACATTATTAATATCAGTTATAATTGGTATTACAAATATTATCCCTTTCTTTGGACCTTTATTTGGAGCTATACCATCTACGCTAATAGTGATGTTTGTATCTCCTATAAAAGCTTTCTGGTTATTGTTAATTATATTAATAATACAACAGATAGATGGAAATATTATAGGACCTAAAATACTTGGAGATTCAATTGGTATATCTGCATTTTGGATTTTGTTCTCCTTATTGGTTGCAGGAAAATTATTAGGTTTTATTGGAATGGTTATAGGAGTTCCAATGTTTGCAGTAATTTATTCTATAATTAAGGATATTGTTGAAAGTAAATTGGACAAAAAGGGATTACCGACAGATACTTCCGATTATATGTAG
- a CDS encoding aldehyde dehydrogenase — MDIKELVKMQRKYYNTGKTRDISFRIEQLKKLKLVVSQNEEKILLALKKDLNKSDFEGFMTEVGMFYSELNFAIKNIRKWSKIKRVKSSMVNFPSISKIVPQPYGVTLIMSPWNYPFQLALIPLVWSLAAGNCVILKPSEYSVSTSSVVKDIVEDTFSKEYVAVVQGSQEECEKLLLERFDYIFFTGSTNVGKIIMKSASEHLTPITLELGGKSPCIILKDANIDLTAKRLTWGKLINAGQTCVAPDYVLVHEDRKNELIEKIKYYTNKYFGDNACNNEQFPKIINQKHFNRILSLIDKDKIVYGGNYNKETLKIEPTIVDNVNWDDNIMKEEIFGPIFPILTYKDLDEVIQKIIQMPNPLALYIFTKNKYLENKLLEMIPAGGCCINDTVTHIATNYLPFGGIGESGMGSYHGKAGFDTFTHYKSVLKKLNLDVPIRYAPYDNKLIKVLKKIM, encoded by the coding sequence ATGGATATAAAAGAGTTGGTTAAAATGCAAAGAAAATATTATAATACAGGTAAAACAAGAGATATATCGTTTCGTATAGAACAGTTGAAGAAACTTAAGTTAGTTGTATCACAAAATGAAGAAAAAATACTTTTAGCACTAAAGAAAGATTTAAATAAATCGGATTTTGAAGGTTTTATGACAGAGGTAGGCATGTTTTATAGTGAATTAAACTTTGCTATAAAGAATATAAGAAAATGGAGCAAAATAAAAAGAGTTAAATCAAGTATGGTTAATTTTCCATCTATATCCAAAATTGTTCCACAACCTTATGGTGTTACTCTCATAATGTCACCTTGGAATTATCCATTTCAATTAGCACTTATACCATTAGTTTGGTCATTAGCAGCAGGGAATTGTGTTATATTAAAACCTTCTGAATATTCTGTGTCAACATCTAGTGTAGTTAAAGACATAGTTGAAGATACTTTTTCAAAAGAATATGTTGCAGTTGTTCAAGGAAGTCAAGAAGAATGTGAAAAGTTACTATTGGAAAGATTTGATTATATATTTTTTACAGGAAGTACTAATGTTGGTAAAATAATCATGAAATCAGCATCAGAGCATTTAACTCCTATTACTTTAGAACTTGGAGGAAAAAGTCCTTGTATCATTTTAAAAGATGCTAATATAGACCTTACTGCCAAAAGACTTACTTGGGGAAAACTAATAAATGCAGGACAAACCTGCGTGGCTCCAGATTATGTTTTAGTGCATGAAGATAGAAAAAATGAGTTAATAGAGAAAATAAAATATTATACTAATAAGTATTTTGGGGATAATGCATGTAATAATGAGCAATTTCCTAAAATCATAAATCAGAAACATTTTAATCGGATATTATCTCTTATTGATAAAGATAAGATAGTCTATGGTGGAAATTATAATAAGGAGACATTAAAGATAGAGCCAACTATAGTAGACAATGTTAATTGGGATGATAATATAATGAAGGAAGAAATATTTGGGCCTATATTTCCCATTTTAACATATAAAGATTTAGATGAAGTAATACAAAAAATTATACAAATGCCAAATCCATTGGCACTTTATATTTTTACAAAAAATAAGTACCTAGAAAATAAACTTTTAGAAATGATTCCAGCAGGAGGATGTTGTATCAATGATACAGTTACTCATATAGCTACGAATTACTTACCTTTTGGTGGTATTGGTGAAAGTGGTATGGGCTCATATCATGGAAAAGCTGGATTCGATACATTTACTCATTATAAGAGTGTGTTAAAAAAATTAAATTTGGATGTCCCTATTAGATATGCTCCATACGATAATAAATTAATTAAGGTTCTTAAAAAGATAATGTAG
- a CDS encoding flavodoxin domain-containing protein, which yields MKNVVVIYKSKYGSTKKYAKWLSELLSCDIFETKNINIEKVMKYDTIILGGGLYACNIAGISFLKKNYKELQKKNLVVFGVGAAPYDDEVIKKLREVNFKDELNKIPCFYCRGAWDETKMSFIDYTLCSFFKKSIAKKERQGLKPAEAPLLSGEAFDWCNKENLTPILDYIREL from the coding sequence ATGAAAAATGTAGTAGTGATTTATAAGAGTAAGTATGGTTCAACAAAAAAATATGCTAAATGGCTTTCAGAATTATTGTCTTGTGATATTTTTGAAACTAAGAATATTAATATAGAAAAGGTTATGAAGTATGATACGATTATTTTAGGAGGAGGTCTTTATGCTTGTAATATAGCGGGAATTTCTTTCTTAAAAAAAAATTATAAAGAATTGCAGAAAAAAAATTTAGTAGTATTTGGCGTAGGAGCTGCTCCATATGATGATGAAGTAATAAAGAAATTAAGAGAAGTAAATTTTAAGGATGAATTAAACAAAATTCCTTGCTTTTATTGTCGTGGGGCATGGGATGAGACAAAAATGTCTTTTATAGATTATACTCTTTGTAGTTTTTTTAAAAAATCTATAGCTAAAAAAGAACGTCAAGGTCTTAAACCAGCAGAAGCACCTTTATTGTCTGGAGAAGCATTTGATTGGTGTAATAAAGAAAATTTAACTCCAATACTTGATTATATAAGAGAACTTTAA
- a CDS encoding MarR family winged helix-turn-helix transcriptional regulator, producing MDAESLMKKYMVDDDSRKQAIFASIFVMQNKLQTTCDKLDPELTMKQWLLLAIADSVDETLTLTKLGELMGCSRQNVKKLAIALEKKGFIEIEQNEKDSRAICLVTKDRVEEYSKKVRGMQEKVLQLLFEDFTEKEVEQLFFGIMKLSIGIENVKNYVENNDVGE from the coding sequence ATGGATGCAGAAAGTTTAATGAAAAAATATATGGTAGATGATGATAGTAGAAAACAAGCTATATTTGCAAGTATATTTGTAATGCAAAATAAACTTCAAACTACATGTGATAAATTAGACCCAGAATTAACAATGAAACAATGGTTACTTTTAGCTATTGCGGACTCTGTAGATGAAACTCTTACATTAACCAAACTTGGAGAATTAATGGGGTGTTCAAGACAAAATGTAAAAAAACTAGCTATTGCTTTAGAAAAGAAAGGTTTTATAGAAATTGAGCAAAATGAAAAAGATTCAAGAGCTATCTGTCTTGTGACAAAAGATAGAGTGGAAGAGTATTCTAAAAAAGTAAGAGGTATGCAGGAAAAAGTATTACAGCTTTTATTTGAAGATTTTACAGAGAAAGAAGTGGAACAGTTATTTTTTGGAATTATGAAATTAAGTATAGGAATTGAAAATGTGAAAAATTATGTAGAAAATAATGACGTTGGAGAATAA
- the hflX gene encoding GTPase HflX: MAKKGITVGLNINNKSEDFNELMIELENLCSACDIDVVGSITQNAKQVNRAFYIGTGKVEEILNLIKKENIEIVIFYNELSTSQLKNLEEKLNCEIIDRTALILDIFAQRAKTREAKLQVEVASLKYMLPRLIGSNENLGRQSGGVGTKNRGSGEKKLELDRRRIEEKITSLNRELDDLKFQRETQRSMRRKSNLPNVALVGYTNAGKSSIMNKLVDIFKNSEEKKVFEKNMLFATLETSVRNIVLANNKEFLLSDTVGFVSNLPHDLVKAFRSTLEEACEADVLLHVIDISNPSYKSHIKVTEDTLKQIGADGIPMIHVYNKIDLIDVEVLDRILDSIDKEGIFVSVKKDINIDKMIKCICDSIFKDYVRCKFLIPYDKGHVVSYFNENTSIINTEYREDGAILDVECSNIEYNKYKKYALE, encoded by the coding sequence ATGGCGAAAAAAGGAATAACAGTAGGATTAAACATAAATAATAAATCTGAGGACTTTAATGAACTAATGATTGAACTTGAAAACTTATGTTCAGCATGTGATATTGATGTTGTAGGGAGTATAACTCAAAATGCAAAGCAGGTTAATAGAGCATTTTACATTGGGACAGGTAAAGTTGAGGAAATATTAAACTTAATAAAGAAAGAAAATATAGAGATAGTTATATTTTACAATGAACTTTCTACATCACAACTAAAAAATCTTGAAGAAAAGCTTAATTGTGAAATTATAGATAGAACGGCATTGATACTTGATATATTTGCACAAAGGGCAAAAACTAGAGAAGCTAAACTTCAAGTAGAAGTAGCAAGTTTAAAATATATGTTACCAAGACTTATAGGTTCAAATGAAAATTTAGGACGTCAAAGTGGTGGAGTTGGTACTAAAAATAGAGGTTCTGGTGAGAAAAAATTAGAACTTGACCGTAGAAGAATAGAAGAAAAGATAACATCTTTAAATAGGGAGTTGGATGATTTAAAATTCCAAAGAGAAACTCAAAGAAGTATGAGAAGAAAATCAAATCTTCCAAATGTAGCTCTAGTCGGGTATACAAATGCTGGTAAATCTTCAATAATGAATAAACTAGTAGATATATTTAAAAACTCTGAAGAAAAGAAAGTGTTTGAGAAAAACATGTTATTTGCTACACTTGAAACTTCTGTCAGAAATATAGTTCTTGCAAATAACAAAGAATTTTTATTATCTGATACTGTTGGTTTTGTAAGTAATCTACCACATGACTTAGTAAAAGCATTTAGGTCAACATTAGAAGAAGCATGTGAGGCAGACGTACTGTTACATGTTATTGATATTTCAAATCCAAGCTATAAAAGTCATATTAAAGTGACAGAAGATACTTTAAAACAAATAGGTGCAGATGGTATACCTATGATACATGTGTATAATAAAATTGATTTAATAGATGTAGAAGTATTGGATAGAATTTTAGATAGTATCGATAAAGAAGGTATATTTGTTTCAGTTAAAAAAGATATAAATATAGATAAAATGATAAAATGTATTTGTGATAGCATATTTAAAGATTATGTAAGATGTAAGTTCTTAATTCCATATGATAAAGGTCATGTAGTTTCTTATTTTAACGAAAATACGAGCATTATAAATACAGAATACAGAGAAGATGGAGCTATTTTAGATGTAGAATGTAGCAATATAGAATATAATAAGTATAAAAAGTATGCTTTAGAGTAA
- a CDS encoding ABC transporter ATP-binding protein, with translation MSRMGRGPMGKSMGAGQKANDFKGTMRKLIAYLSKFKISIILVIVFAIGSASFSIVGPKILGKATTKIFEGLVSKVSGGNVGIDFNAIGKILTFLLFLYLISALFSFIQGFIMSGISQKVSYNLRKEISAKLDRLPMKYFDTKTHGEILSRITNDIDTLNQSLNQSMTQLITSVTTMIGVLIMMLSISGIMTLVAVLILPISMFVISRIIKKSQKYFRYQQEYLGNVNGQVEETYSGQTIVKAFNREDEVIEEFDKLNDSLYNSAWKSQFLSGIMQPLMMFIGNLGYVMVSILGGWLAIKKTIEVGDIQSFIQYVRNFTQPMTQIAQVANLLQSTAAASERVFEFLEEEEEVQIVENAVSIDGLEGKIDFENVNFGYNPNKTIINDFSVNVKPGQKVAIVGPTGAGKTTIVKLLMRFYDVNSGSILIDGHNIKDFNRSELREMFGMVLQDTWLFSGSIMENIRYGKLNATDEEVIEAAKSAHVHRFIKTLPDGYKMKLNEEASNVSQGQKQLLTIARAILADPKILILDEATSSVDTRTEVLIQKAMDNLMEGRTSFVIAHRLSTIRDADMILVMNEGDIVEQGNHEELLKKGGFYANLYNSQFEEDEAM, from the coding sequence ATGAGTAGAATGGGAAGAGGTCCTATGGGAAAATCTATGGGAGCAGGACAAAAAGCAAATGACTTTAAAGGGACTATGCGAAAACTAATTGCATATTTATCTAAATTTAAAATATCAATAATTCTAGTAATTGTATTTGCTATTGGTAGTGCGTCGTTTTCTATAGTAGGTCCAAAAATTTTAGGAAAGGCAACTACAAAGATATTTGAAGGGTTAGTGAGTAAAGTTTCTGGAGGAAACGTAGGTATAGATTTTAATGCAATTGGAAAAATCTTAACCTTTTTACTTTTCCTTTATTTGATAAGTGCACTGTTCTCTTTTATACAAGGATTTATAATGAGTGGAATTTCTCAAAAAGTATCCTATAATTTAAGAAAAGAGATTTCAGCAAAATTGGATAGATTGCCAATGAAGTATTTTGATACTAAGACACATGGTGAAATATTATCGAGAATTACGAATGATATAGATACTTTAAATCAAAGTTTAAATCAAAGTATGACACAGCTTATAACATCAGTAACAACTATGATAGGTGTTTTGATAATGATGTTATCTATAAGTGGAATTATGACATTAGTGGCAGTTTTAATATTACCAATATCAATGTTTGTAATTTCAAGAATAATAAAGAAATCACAAAAATACTTTAGATATCAACAAGAATATTTAGGAAATGTAAATGGTCAAGTTGAAGAAACTTACAGTGGCCAAACAATAGTAAAAGCATTTAATCGTGAAGATGAAGTAATTGAGGAGTTTGATAAATTAAATGATAGCCTGTATAATTCAGCGTGGAAATCTCAATTTTTATCAGGTATAATGCAACCACTTATGATGTTTATTGGAAACTTGGGATATGTAATGGTATCAATCTTAGGAGGTTGGCTTGCAATTAAGAAAACAATTGAGGTTGGTGACATACAGTCATTTATACAATATGTAAGAAACTTTACACAGCCAATGACTCAGATTGCACAGGTTGCCAATTTATTGCAATCAACAGCAGCAGCTTCTGAAAGAGTATTTGAGTTTTTAGAAGAGGAAGAAGAAGTCCAAATTGTTGAAAATGCAGTTTCAATAGATGGTTTAGAAGGTAAAATTGATTTTGAAAATGTCAACTTTGGATATAACCCAAACAAGACTATAATAAATGATTTCTCAGTAAATGTTAAACCTGGTCAAAAAGTTGCTATTGTTGGACCTACAGGAGCAGGTAAAACTACAATAGTTAAACTGTTAATGAGATTTTATGATGTTAATAGCGGTTCAATACTGATTGATGGTCATAATATTAAAGATTTTAATCGTAGTGAGCTTAGAGAAATGTTTGGTATGGTTCTTCAAGATACATGGTTATTTAGTGGTTCAATTATGGAAAATATAAGATATGGTAAGTTGAATGCTACAGATGAAGAAGTTATAGAGGCTGCTAAATCTGCACATGTTCATAGATTTATTAAGACATTACCAGATGGATATAAGATGAAATTAAATGAAGAAGCAAGTAATGTTTCTCAAGGTCAAAAACAATTATTGACTATAGCTCGTGCTATTTTAGCTGATCCTAAAATTTTAATATTAGATGAAGCTACAAGTTCTGTCGATACTAGAACAGAAGTATTGATTCAAAAAGCTATGGATAATCTTATGGAAGGTAGAACAAGTTTTGTTATAGCCCACAGATTATCAACTATACGTGATGCTGATATGATTCTTGTAATGAATGAAGGAGATATAGTTGAACAAGGAAATCATGAGGAACTTCTAAAGAAAGGCGGATTCTATGCCAATCTTTACAATTCTCAATTTGAAGAAGATGAAGCAATGTAA